A window of Leptospira fainei serovar Hurstbridge str. BUT 6 contains these coding sequences:
- the rpe gene encoding ribulose-phosphate 3-epimerase: MKISASILATQLTSLSSQIPSFQLENIDLIHMDVMDGNFVPQISFGEAITKEVKGMTSIPLDVHLMVERPENHVPKYYELNPYCITFHAETTRFPIRLAQEIKKNGPKVGVSLNPGTPVSALETLLPYIDLVLIMTVEPGFYGQKFVEGGMEKIRKVKSLIASYPIELEVDGGVNDSNILDLAKAGVDICVVGAGLFKSGHPNDNGKNLKKLASGT; encoded by the coding sequence TTGAAAATCTCCGCCTCCATCTTAGCAACCCAACTAACTTCGCTTTCTTCTCAGATTCCTTCCTTCCAATTAGAAAACATCGATTTGATTCATATGGATGTGATGGACGGAAATTTCGTGCCACAAATCAGCTTTGGAGAGGCGATCACTAAAGAAGTAAAGGGTATGACCTCCATCCCGTTGGATGTACATCTAATGGTAGAGAGGCCTGAAAATCATGTTCCTAAGTATTACGAACTGAATCCTTATTGCATTACGTTTCATGCGGAGACGACGAGATTCCCGATCCGTTTGGCCCAAGAAATTAAGAAGAACGGACCGAAAGTAGGCGTTTCTCTAAACCCGGGTACGCCAGTTTCCGCATTAGAAACCCTACTTCCTTATATCGATTTAGTGCTGATCATGACGGTTGAGCCCGGTTTCTACGGCCAAAAGTTCGTCGAGGGCGGAATGGAAAAGATTAGGAAAGTAAAATCTTTAATCGCATCTTATCCAATCGAACTTGAGGTAGACGGCGGCGTTAATGACTCTAATATTCTAGACTTAGCAAAAGCTGGCGTGGATATTTGCGTAGTCGGCGCAGGTCTATTCAAGTCAGGACATCCTAACGATAACGGAAAAAACCTGAAGAAACTCGCATCCGGAACCTGA
- the trmD gene encoding tRNA (guanosine(37)-N1)-methyltransferase TrmD, with translation MKFNFITLFPSKIQSYFAEGLQEKAIRNGVFSINVVHLRDYSNNKHFKVDDTPYGGGPGMLLKVEPVHLALQSLREEKGLVIMTTPSGIPFTQEIAVKLAKKEGPITLISGYYEGVDHRVTEHLVDIELSLGNYVISAGDLASLCIVDAVSRLLPGFMGDQESLEDESHNDRDVLEYPQYTKPSEYNGWQVPEVLLSGNHAAIESWRESNRKRINPDKTRNL, from the coding sequence ATGAAGTTTAACTTTATCACTCTTTTTCCTTCTAAAATCCAATCCTACTTTGCCGAAGGGCTTCAAGAAAAGGCGATTCGAAACGGAGTCTTCTCGATCAATGTAGTACATCTCCGTGACTATTCCAACAATAAGCATTTTAAAGTGGATGATACTCCTTATGGCGGCGGTCCGGGAATGCTATTGAAAGTCGAGCCAGTTCATCTCGCACTCCAATCGTTGAGAGAAGAGAAAGGACTCGTGATCATGACGACTCCTTCCGGAATTCCATTCACTCAGGAAATAGCAGTTAAGCTTGCAAAGAAAGAGGGCCCAATCACTCTCATATCCGGTTACTACGAAGGCGTGGACCATCGAGTTACCGAACATCTTGTTGACATAGAACTGTCCCTTGGAAATTATGTAATCTCAGCCGGAGATTTGGCCAGCCTTTGTATAGTAGATGCAGTGTCCAGGCTTTTGCCGGGATTTATGGGCGACCAAGAAAGTCTGGAAGACGAGTCGCATAATGATCGGGACGTACTAGAGTATCCCCAATATACGAAGCCTTCCGAATATAACGGGTGGCAAGTTCCCGAGGTTCTACTTAGCGGAAACCACGCTGCAATTGAATCTTGGCGCGAGAGTAACAGAAAGAGAATCAACCCCGATAAAACGAGGAATCTATGA
- a CDS encoding type II secretion system-associated lipoprotein: MVRIPAFLLALLLLHCGSRLIKQDRLSDINTYYQDKVYALKKDTKVSPTETFKKGMLVRIYIESTPSLVKIKCFPADQKREHAIGRLLAYQVNDDFEKKSIKIEDLDRLIDNELTEYKKKK, from the coding sequence ATGGTGCGAATACCCGCTTTTCTCTTGGCCCTACTGCTATTGCACTGCGGATCCAGGTTGATTAAGCAGGATAGATTATCCGATATCAATACGTATTACCAAGATAAGGTGTATGCGCTCAAGAAGGATACGAAAGTGTCCCCGACTGAGACCTTTAAGAAAGGAATGCTAGTTCGGATATATATAGAATCGACCCCTTCACTTGTGAAAATCAAATGCTTCCCAGCCGATCAAAAGCGAGAACATGCGATCGGGAGACTTTTGGCTTACCAGGTGAACGACGATTTCGAGAAAAAATCCATTAAGATTGAAGACTTGGATAGACTGATCGATAATGAGCTCACGGAATATAAAAAGAAAAAATAA
- a CDS encoding ribonuclease HII, translated as MSTGNFEPEESRFFPHGIPCGIDEAGRGPYAGPLSLALVAFSPEILESILAGECLPGLNDSKKLSESKRERLYSQIRAIASICCHTFVSHSFIDRNGINRAVLEGIQKCYRMALRAPIAKVGGSLTLLIDGNYNFSKYPESKLISSKSHYYTKGDSRIVSISAASIIAKVTRDRWMTGIAVKFPGYGFESHKGYGSAKHEESIRTLGLCKIHRRSFTKKFQ; from the coding sequence TTGTCGACGGGAAACTTCGAACCGGAAGAATCCCGTTTTTTCCCCCACGGGATCCCCTGTGGAATTGATGAAGCGGGTCGGGGACCTTACGCAGGTCCCTTATCGCTCGCACTCGTCGCATTTTCTCCGGAAATTTTAGAATCTATCTTGGCCGGTGAATGCTTGCCTGGATTGAACGATTCCAAGAAACTTTCCGAATCCAAGAGAGAAAGACTCTATTCCCAAATACGTGCCATTGCCAGTATTTGCTGTCACACCTTCGTATCCCACTCCTTCATCGATCGCAACGGGATCAATCGTGCCGTTCTTGAAGGCATTCAGAAGTGTTACAGAATGGCGCTTCGGGCACCGATAGCGAAAGTAGGCGGTTCACTGACTCTCCTGATCGATGGAAATTATAATTTTTCTAAATATCCCGAATCCAAGCTCATTTCGTCTAAGTCTCACTATTATACGAAGGGGGATTCCCGTATTGTAAGCATTTCGGCGGCTTCCATCATCGCAAAAGTAACCCGGGATCGTTGGATGACGGGAATTGCCGTTAAATTTCCCGGTTACGGATTCGAATCTCATAAGGGATATGGTAGCGCAAAACATGAGGAATCGATTCGAACCTTAGGTCTCTGCAAAATTCACCGACGCTCCTTTACAAAGAAATTCCAATGA
- a CDS encoding EscU/YscU/HrcU family type III secretion system export apparatus switch protein, with protein sequence MKLGIALKFVPDRESAPKVIATGEGILADRIRLVAENHKIPIVANAPLAEALSPLPVGEEIPENLYRAVAAVFAYLLGENVPSEM encoded by the coding sequence ATGAAATTAGGAATTGCTCTTAAGTTCGTGCCAGATCGCGAATCGGCTCCTAAAGTCATAGCAACCGGAGAAGGTATTTTAGCCGATCGAATTCGCCTAGTGGCCGAGAATCATAAGATTCCAATCGTAGCGAACGCTCCATTGGCCGAGGCTTTATCCCCGTTACCTGTAGGAGAGGAAATTCCGGAGAATTTATATCGGGCAGTTGCAGCGGTTTTCGCATACTTGTTAGGAGAAAACGTGCCAAGTGAAATGTAA
- the rplS gene encoding 50S ribosomal protein L19 translates to MKELLKGGLPTDPNRTLNFNVGDTVKVHYKIQESGKERIQVYEGVVISIANGGNGKSFTVRRISYDVGVERVFPLYSPRIAKIELIRKGRVRRSKLFFLRERSGKSARIRELKGGKTLVAEDKKRQAAADAAATTSGVPASE, encoded by the coding sequence ATGAAAGAACTTCTTAAGGGCGGATTGCCCACTGACCCTAACCGTACCCTGAATTTCAATGTCGGGGATACCGTTAAAGTACATTATAAAATCCAAGAATCCGGAAAAGAGCGCATTCAGGTATATGAAGGGGTAGTGATTTCTATCGCCAACGGCGGTAACGGAAAGTCTTTCACCGTACGACGCATTTCTTATGATGTGGGTGTTGAACGAGTATTTCCGCTGTATTCACCTCGAATCGCAAAGATCGAACTAATCCGTAAGGGACGAGTTCGTCGTTCTAAGCTCTTCTTCCTCCGCGAACGTTCCGGCAAATCGGCTCGTATACGCGAATTGAAAGGTGGAAAAACCTTAGTAGCCGAAGATAAAAAACGCCAAGCGGCTGCCGATGCTGCGGCGACCACTTCCGGAGTTCCGGCTTCGGAATAA
- a CDS encoding HD-GYP domain-containing protein, which produces MKKVSVAELKPGMRFSKPVYLDKENLFITSNTPITDSDLERLKRFGITEVLTHGDPLQLITDPDFLETQIEDIIVSTIVDEDLLPLKGIYDNLNRIKIQFSSLYKSTFNVVQDVYRKAAEDKSFDFGPIRDQAESLSDFVRAHSNLSYLILGMNNPGYYLYNQITNSTLYALIIGKLLDYSRPKMVDLAISCLVADVGMTKVPATVSEKTDQLNDEEYKSILKHTIIGYQILTQRIKMKNSLAVVALQHHERYDGKGYPQKLAAGAIEEAARIYAIADNFSALITNRPHRKRILPHEAIKSMISMDVGKFDLKIVRTFLNHVSLYPVGSCVELSDKRVGIVLSSNPDKPLRPSIRIVKDEYGTFVRNLILVDLVKENHLFIVKALDLQEATNAH; this is translated from the coding sequence ATGAAAAAAGTAAGTGTGGCGGAACTTAAACCGGGAATGCGGTTTTCTAAGCCAGTTTATCTGGATAAAGAAAACCTCTTTATCACTTCCAATACACCTATCACGGACTCCGACCTAGAACGTCTAAAACGTTTTGGAATTACCGAGGTCCTGACTCACGGAGATCCATTGCAGTTGATCACCGATCCCGATTTTCTAGAAACGCAGATCGAAGACATCATTGTAAGTACGATAGTCGATGAGGATCTACTTCCGTTAAAAGGGATTTACGATAATTTAAATCGAATTAAAATCCAATTTTCCAGCTTGTACAAATCCACGTTTAACGTCGTTCAGGACGTTTATCGAAAGGCGGCAGAGGATAAAAGTTTTGATTTCGGCCCGATTCGGGACCAAGCGGAAAGTCTATCGGATTTCGTCCGTGCTCATAGTAATCTTTCATACTTAATTTTAGGGATGAATAATCCGGGCTATTATCTTTATAACCAAATCACGAATTCCACTCTATACGCGTTAATCATCGGGAAACTATTGGATTACTCGCGCCCCAAAATGGTGGACTTGGCTATCTCTTGCTTGGTTGCCGATGTCGGTATGACAAAGGTTCCGGCAACGGTATCCGAAAAGACGGATCAACTAAACGACGAAGAATATAAATCCATTTTAAAACACACAATCATTGGCTACCAAATCTTAACCCAAAGAATAAAAATGAAGAATAGCCTTGCAGTTGTCGCGTTACAGCACCATGAGCGATATGACGGTAAAGGATACCCTCAAAAATTGGCAGCCGGCGCGATCGAAGAGGCAGCCCGTATTTATGCAATTGCGGACAATTTTTCTGCATTGATTACGAATCGTCCACATCGAAAACGAATTTTACCTCACGAAGCGATTAAATCGATGATCAGCATGGATGTCGGTAAATTTGACCTAAAAATCGTCCGCACGTTCTTAAATCATGTTTCTCTCTATCCGGTCGGATCTTGCGTTGAACTTTCGGATAAGAGAGTCGGAATCGTTTTAAGCTCCAATCCGGATAAGCCTCTTAGGCCAAGCATTCGGATTGTAAAAGACGAGTATGGCACGTTCGTTCGAAATTTAATTCTAGTCGATTTAGTGAAAGAAAATCATTTGTTTATAGTAAAGGCTTTGGATTTACAAGAAGCTACCAATGCGCATTAA
- the rimM gene encoding ribosome maturation factor RimM (Essential for efficient processing of 16S rRNA): MTENLILAGKLGKPFGLKGFIRLVAQDSSLPTLKHPLSVTLRFPGKPDLSLILLETKIHSGRIHLRFQDYSSPEDSTKLTGASVFVDRSVFPPSQGDEYYLFELKGLRGIAESGEDLNWILEDIMENPAHPILLFREGEKEILVPFIDQFVGKVILADGKIFLKNPEIWDEV; encoded by the coding sequence TTGACTGAGAATCTAATCCTTGCCGGTAAGCTAGGGAAACCCTTTGGATTAAAGGGTTTCATCCGGCTTGTTGCCCAAGATAGTTCCCTTCCTACTCTCAAACATCCCTTGTCCGTCACTCTTCGCTTTCCGGGTAAACCTGACCTTTCCCTAATTTTATTGGAAACTAAGATTCATTCTGGTAGAATTCACCTTCGTTTCCAGGATTATAGCAGTCCGGAAGACTCGACAAAGTTGACCGGGGCGAGCGTTTTTGTGGATCGCTCAGTCTTTCCGCCGAGTCAAGGTGATGAATACTATCTTTTCGAACTCAAGGGTCTTCGCGGAATCGCAGAATCCGGCGAGGATTTGAATTGGATCTTGGAGGATATCATGGAAAATCCTGCGCATCCGATTTTATTGTTTCGAGAAGGGGAGAAAGAGATTCTAGTCCCTTTTATCGATCAGTTTGTCGGGAAGGTAATTCTGGCCGACGGGAAAATCTTTCTTAAGAACCCGGAGATTTGGGATGAAGTTTAA
- a CDS encoding YraN family protein: MPDLRGKQKKGKLGEDAAVNFLIRGGHTILERNYRLQFAEIDIISLRENLVFFTEVKHWNSSLFAHPLETFNKKKETKMKLAAEIYLSRHVSLKRCFVSFCLAFLNEKRELVFYRNLF; encoded by the coding sequence ATGCCCGACTTACGCGGAAAGCAGAAAAAGGGAAAACTCGGAGAGGATGCAGCCGTAAACTTTCTTATTCGAGGCGGGCATACGATTTTAGAGAGAAATTACCGCTTACAATTCGCGGAAATCGACATAATCAGCCTGCGGGAAAACCTGGTATTTTTTACGGAAGTGAAGCATTGGAACAGCAGTTTATTTGCACATCCTTTAGAAACCTTCAATAAAAAGAAGGAAACGAAGATGAAATTGGCGGCAGAAATTTATTTATCCAGACACGTTTCTTTAAAACGATGTTTTGTCTCTTTCTGTTTGGCCTTTTTGAACGAAAAAAGGGAACTAGTTTTTTATCGTAACCTATTTTGA
- the rpsP gene encoding 30S ribosomal protein S16, translating into MVKIRLQRTGAKNNPHYRVVAADSRSPRDGKFIDILGHYHPAEIKGQTVLDKTKVLDWLKKGAQPTGTVLNLIKNEGIWAEYKQAAKK; encoded by the coding sequence TTGGTTAAGATCAGATTACAGAGAACTGGAGCCAAAAACAACCCGCACTATCGGGTCGTAGCAGCGGATAGCCGCTCTCCTCGCGACGGAAAGTTTATTGATATTCTAGGGCATTATCACCCGGCGGAAATCAAAGGACAAACCGTTTTAGACAAAACGAAAGTTTTGGATTGGCTAAAAAAGGGTGCTCAACCTACGGGAACCGTACTGAACCTCATTAAAAATGAGGGAATCTGGGCGGAATACAAACAAGCCGCTAAGAAGTAA
- a CDS encoding KH domain-containing protein — protein sequence MEELIRYIVTSLVDYPEEISVTEIEGEEQTVLELRVSPKDVGKVIGKNGRIAKSLRAILTAASIKAGKNISLEIID from the coding sequence ATGGAAGAACTAATCCGCTACATCGTAACTTCCCTGGTAGATTATCCGGAGGAGATTTCCGTAACGGAAATAGAAGGCGAGGAGCAAACGGTTTTAGAACTGAGGGTTTCTCCGAAAGACGTAGGGAAAGTGATCGGTAAAAACGGCAGGATTGCAAAATCTCTACGCGCAATTCTAACTGCTGCTTCCATTAAAGCGGGCAAAAATATCTCCCTGGAAATTATTGACTGA
- a CDS encoding PASTA domain-containing protein, producing the protein MTQEELRSKYLPIGGYLFFIAFALVVFFIAAFLVVFVRTKSSTLVVMPDVVGKSYNEVHNELSRLQLKIRLESKRYPDKTDGIIIYQSIRPGREIEAGSKVSLTVNIGLDRLIMPELKGQTLASAKNALEKVLSGETYVSLQLGGVTYVEPKEGELPDTVVDQIPEAGKNTTAREKVFLLVTKASVKKKDSEPQTLDFKPGDSFVFAQRTLARAGIPSKAEVVETKFRPESGKIESVQKIGSEYRFKVFYFEPEDRVESGYESFEYKIRDNGNYKLVLKDQKDESKQIELSAATPYQEGEKIQTVFYRAGDVTLVLLDQSGSKVKSKDYENEF; encoded by the coding sequence GTGACTCAGGAAGAACTCCGTTCCAAATACCTCCCCATCGGGGGTTATCTATTTTTTATCGCATTCGCTTTGGTCGTTTTTTTTATCGCGGCCTTTCTAGTGGTTTTTGTTCGCACCAAAAGTTCTACCTTGGTGGTCATGCCCGACGTTGTAGGGAAGTCCTATAATGAAGTGCATAATGAATTGAGCCGCCTTCAGCTGAAGATTCGACTCGAATCCAAACGATATCCGGATAAGACGGATGGAATCATTATTTATCAATCCATTCGTCCGGGTCGAGAAATTGAGGCAGGATCGAAAGTGTCTCTAACGGTGAATATCGGATTGGATCGACTCATCATGCCCGAATTGAAAGGTCAGACGCTTGCGTCCGCTAAGAACGCCCTTGAAAAAGTCCTATCGGGAGAAACATACGTATCTCTACAACTAGGCGGGGTAACGTACGTGGAACCTAAGGAAGGCGAGCTTCCCGATACGGTCGTAGATCAAATCCCTGAAGCGGGAAAAAATACGACGGCAAGAGAGAAAGTCTTTCTCTTAGTTACGAAAGCTTCGGTAAAAAAGAAAGATAGTGAGCCGCAGACTCTGGATTTTAAACCAGGCGATTCTTTCGTATTTGCACAAAGAACGTTAGCTCGCGCAGGAATTCCCTCAAAAGCCGAAGTAGTCGAAACGAAATTTCGCCCTGAAAGCGGAAAAATCGAATCGGTACAAAAGATCGGATCCGAATATCGGTTCAAAGTATTTTATTTCGAACCGGAAGACAGAGTAGAAAGCGGCTATGAAAGCTTCGAATATAAGATCCGAGACAACGGAAATTATAAATTAGTTCTGAAAGATCAGAAAGACGAATCTAAGCAAATCGAATTATCCGCGGCAACCCCATACCAAGAAGGGGAAAAAATCCAAACAGTATTTTATCGGGCAGGCGATGTCACTTTGGTCCTATTGGATCAATCCGGTTCGAAAGTAAAATCCAAAGACTACGAGAACGAATTTTGA
- a CDS encoding M23 family metallopeptidase, producing the protein MSSRNIKRKNKRPCLTGSRTEVRRTDIKYVNRTILYLPIISALVASSLSADPLKNYDSAINDYTSKDSSFFTDREERKIKQLFSQSPDEWEADKYSAVSYHKDKSNIELPAFININPIISSKIVHQSGIIIKSYIVKPKDTLFRIAKTLKTTAARITEANGLQKGSVLKVGQSLSVPIKVANATRQKIEHRRVFLTPVVNSRITSRYGRRKDPFHTGSGGYHTGIDLAGPQGAPILASAEGTISFAGVNGGYGNTVIVDHGNGYKTMYAHCAKITVEQGTKVRAGTVIGGVGRTGSATGSHLHFEVFLNGTRINPEIALRKTLKIVTNLETGKVARL; encoded by the coding sequence ATGAGCTCACGGAATATAAAAAGAAAAAATAAGCGGCCCTGTCTGACCGGTTCAAGAACCGAAGTACGGCGGACCGATATTAAATACGTGAACCGGACGATTCTTTACCTTCCGATAATTTCGGCGCTCGTCGCCTCGTCGCTATCTGCCGATCCTCTTAAAAATTACGATTCGGCTATTAACGATTATACCAGCAAAGATTCTTCGTTCTTCACCGATCGCGAAGAGCGAAAGATAAAGCAATTATTTTCACAATCTCCGGATGAATGGGAAGCGGACAAGTATTCGGCAGTTAGCTATCATAAGGACAAGTCGAATATCGAATTGCCCGCATTCATTAATATTAATCCGATCATTTCCTCTAAGATCGTTCACCAAAGCGGCATAATCATCAAGAGTTATATCGTAAAACCGAAAGATACGCTATTTAGAATCGCCAAAACTTTGAAAACAACGGCTGCACGCATCACCGAGGCTAACGGCCTTCAGAAAGGCTCCGTTTTAAAGGTGGGCCAAAGCTTGAGCGTACCGATAAAGGTGGCAAATGCTACCCGACAAAAAATCGAACATCGAAGAGTTTTTTTAACGCCTGTCGTAAATTCCAGAATCACTTCGCGATATGGTCGCCGAAAGGACCCGTTCCATACAGGGAGCGGAGGCTATCACACTGGAATCGACCTAGCGGGTCCGCAGGGAGCCCCGATTTTAGCATCCGCAGAGGGAACAATTTCCTTTGCCGGGGTTAACGGCGGTTACGGAAATACGGTAATTGTCGACCACGGAAACGGTTACAAAACAATGTATGCACATTGTGCGAAAATAACTGTCGAGCAGGGAACCAAAGTTAGAGCCGGAACGGTCATAGGTGGAGTAGGTCGCACCGGTTCTGCCACCGGTTCTCACCTTCATTTTGAAGTGTTTCTAAATGGTACTAGGATCAACCCGGAAATCGCACTTAGGAAAACTTTAAAAATTGTCACTAACCTGGAAACAGGAAAGGTGGCGAGACTTTAA
- a CDS encoding YifB family Mg chelatase-like AAA ATPase, which yields MEDVRLIRLKGASLEGLQAFPVQVEVNLKRGIPRFTITGLAATAIKESADRIRIAIENSGFDYPLSNVLVHLGPAGRKKEGTYLDLPIAAGLLTLTGQWDRTNLLEDLLLLGELGLDGSLRPVRGILPILQQTVKDTCTGVVVPFENRQEAALQSKFPIYSIRHLRDLEALLSGRVTPEKKESLKIKNESFRERIEIYQDQMPGLRAIQIAAAGWHHCLLSGPPGAGKSLLARLAFTLLPPIRESEALDLLSLRSLRELVFDLEVARPFRSPHHTTSDIALVGGSRALNMGEVTLASHGILFLDELAEFRPGTLQALREPMEEGLITVSRISGSITYPCPFLLIGAMNPCPCGYFQAYDRPCFCKFQRVQAYQSSVTGPFMDRIEIFFHLKTGSKPNRERVTIDLGLLRGSAARAARMQEARLYQKTGKLYNGALRGEEILETIHLSIKCRELVAKAVQKRGLSIRKALQLRKVGRTIADLEESQEVEERHLEEALVFLNSGWFPENRAAA from the coding sequence ATGGAAGATGTCCGACTGATTCGATTAAAAGGGGCTTCTCTGGAAGGTTTGCAGGCATTTCCTGTTCAAGTTGAAGTCAATTTGAAACGTGGAATACCTCGCTTCACAATTACCGGATTAGCTGCCACTGCCATAAAAGAATCCGCCGATCGGATTAGAATAGCGATCGAAAATAGCGGCTTTGATTACCCTCTTTCAAACGTTCTTGTTCACTTAGGACCGGCTGGGAGAAAAAAAGAAGGTACTTATCTCGATCTGCCGATTGCCGCCGGACTTCTCACGCTCACTGGACAATGGGATCGAACAAATCTGTTAGAAGATTTATTGCTGTTAGGAGAATTGGGATTAGACGGAAGTCTTCGTCCGGTGAGAGGTATCCTACCGATTCTTCAACAAACCGTAAAAGATACCTGTACGGGAGTTGTCGTTCCTTTCGAAAATCGCCAGGAAGCGGCCTTACAGAGTAAGTTTCCTATTTATTCGATTCGGCATTTGCGGGATTTGGAAGCCCTACTTTCAGGAAGAGTAACTCCGGAAAAAAAGGAATCTTTGAAAATTAAGAATGAATCTTTTCGCGAAAGAATCGAGATCTATCAGGATCAGATGCCTGGATTACGAGCGATTCAAATAGCCGCCGCAGGTTGGCATCATTGTCTCTTATCAGGCCCCCCGGGTGCCGGAAAGAGTCTTCTCGCGAGACTTGCTTTCACTCTTTTGCCTCCGATACGGGAATCGGAGGCGCTTGATCTCCTGTCTCTCCGTTCCCTTCGTGAATTGGTATTCGATTTGGAGGTTGCTCGTCCATTTAGAAGTCCCCATCACACGACGTCGGATATTGCTCTCGTCGGAGGTTCCCGGGCTTTGAATATGGGCGAAGTCACTTTGGCGAGTCACGGAATTCTTTTCCTAGACGAACTGGCAGAGTTTAGACCTGGGACCCTGCAGGCATTACGAGAGCCGATGGAAGAAGGTCTTATTACCGTTTCACGAATATCCGGTTCGATCACCTACCCCTGCCCTTTCCTACTTATCGGCGCGATGAATCCATGTCCATGCGGTTACTTTCAGGCTTATGATCGACCTTGTTTTTGCAAATTTCAAAGAGTGCAAGCCTATCAATCATCGGTGACAGGACCGTTTATGGATCGTATCGAAATATTTTTTCATTTAAAGACCGGAAGCAAGCCGAATCGAGAACGGGTAACGATCGACCTAGGACTTCTGCGCGGATCGGCCGCTAGAGCCGCAAGAATGCAGGAAGCCAGGTTATATCAAAAAACAGGAAAATTATATAACGGTGCACTGCGAGGAGAAGAAATATTAGAAACGATTCACCTTTCGATAAAATGCAGGGAGTTGGTTGCAAAGGCGGTTCAGAAACGAGGGCTTAGCATTCGAAAGGCGCTTCAATTGAGAAAAGTGGGAAGGACAATCGCCGATTTGGAAGAAAGCCAAGAAGTTGAGGAGAGACATTTGGAGGAGGCCCTTGTTTTCCTAAATTCCGGATGGTTTCCGGAAAACAGGGCCGCTGCCTAA
- a CDS encoding type IV pilus biogenesis → MNAFFIELRKNTFYALIPIVILFSLSLAYLFRGVLLLFLTPDIQTGSSNASIRRIAPPINIAMTSYEEMVTGNLFRGSLAPLPGEAGAGAESGLPPDTGEGEEMRITGTLSGHWSFARVTILEKGKQAAEEFATGEMVGGYKIKAINLTHVVLEKGGGSLKVEIGQTPGEARAKLGAGPATADAGQKNTATGDSIRKILSRQDVNKKLKDPTGIYKNARFGPYMENNAITGYKIYSIGNDHIFYALGARSGDVIRRVNGMPLNETEKMLEIWNSIKTAEKVSVDVERGGKVLSYEFIIRN, encoded by the coding sequence ATGAACGCGTTTTTTATCGAATTACGGAAGAATACTTTTTACGCCCTTATTCCGATCGTTATTTTGTTTTCCCTTTCCTTAGCGTATTTATTTAGGGGAGTACTCTTGCTATTTCTGACACCCGATATCCAGACCGGCTCATCGAATGCGTCCATCCGTAGAATCGCCCCTCCGATCAACATTGCGATGACCTCCTACGAAGAAATGGTTACAGGAAATTTATTCCGGGGAAGTCTAGCTCCATTGCCGGGTGAAGCGGGTGCAGGTGCCGAATCGGGACTCCCACCGGATACTGGAGAAGGCGAAGAAATGAGAATCACCGGAACGCTCAGCGGTCACTGGAGTTTTGCTCGAGTTACGATTCTCGAAAAAGGAAAACAGGCCGCGGAAGAGTTTGCTACCGGAGAAATGGTAGGCGGCTATAAAATTAAGGCGATCAATCTGACTCATGTTGTACTGGAAAAAGGAGGCGGTTCTCTAAAAGTGGAAATCGGGCAGACTCCGGGAGAAGCCAGAGCCAAATTGGGTGCGGGACCGGCAACGGCAGATGCAGGCCAAAAGAATACGGCGACCGGGGACTCGATCCGCAAAATTCTATCCAGACAAGACGTTAACAAGAAGTTAAAAGACCCGACAGGTATCTACAAAAACGCCAGATTTGGACCTTACATGGAGAATAACGCGATTACCGGCTATAAGATTTATAGTATCGGAAACGACCATATTTTCTATGCATTGGGAGCGAGAAGCGGAGATGTAATTCGAAGAGTAAATGGTATGCCTTTGAATGAGACCGAAAAGATGCTCGAAATCTGGAATTCCATTAAAACTGCGGAAAAAGTTTCCGTAGACGTGGAACGAGGAGGCAAGGTCCTCTCCTATGAATTTATCATTCGAAATTGA